Proteins from a single region of Phyllobacterium sp. T1293:
- a CDS encoding DUF6916 family protein, producing the protein MEIVTLDHFARCVGEGFDIDMGTGSLVFTLTEARPLPERGFTGMRRSPFSLLFRSESKVLLPQKIYRLKNAALGILDIFLVPVARDKDGIIYQAIFN; encoded by the coding sequence ATGGAGATTGTAACGCTGGATCATTTCGCCCGCTGTGTCGGCGAAGGGTTTGACATCGATATGGGAACCGGCTCTCTTGTTTTCACGTTGACCGAGGCACGGCCTTTGCCTGAACGCGGCTTTACCGGAATGAGACGATCACCGTTTTCTCTGTTGTTCCGCAGCGAGTCAAAGGTTCTGCTGCCGCAAAAGATCTACAGGTTGAAGAATGCTGCACTTGGAATTCTCGATATCTTTCTGGTGCCCGTCGCCCGTGATAAGGACGGCATCATCTATCAGGCGATCTTTAACTGA
- a CDS encoding GNAT family N-acetyltransferase codes for MKDAGAGQLPEFPARPWSDRLAVAACVLRPAALDDLPFLHRLYHSFRKDELAHIPWPQEHKDAFLDQQFALQHRYYIAAFPQTDFLIIEKDRMSVGRLYIQMAAHNWHIIDIGLLPEWRNRGMGSAILSSIQNAAIAGNAGGIVLHVDQNNRRALGLYEAFGFKAADTSDTHIRMEWLPSQDTSEPTDASSAVS; via the coding sequence ATGAAAGACGCAGGGGCAGGCCAGCTGCCGGAATTTCCGGCTCGACCGTGGAGTGACAGGCTCGCTGTTGCGGCGTGTGTCCTGCGCCCTGCGGCGCTCGATGACCTGCCATTTCTACATCGGCTTTATCATTCGTTCCGCAAAGATGAACTGGCTCACATACCATGGCCACAGGAACATAAGGACGCATTTCTGGACCAGCAATTTGCTCTGCAGCACCGCTATTACATTGCTGCATTTCCGCAAACGGATTTCCTGATCATCGAGAAGGACCGCATGTCAGTCGGCCGCCTCTATATCCAGATGGCTGCGCACAATTGGCATATTATCGATATCGGGCTCTTACCCGAATGGCGCAATCGGGGGATGGGATCTGCCATATTATCCAGCATCCAGAATGCGGCAATCGCCGGGAACGCCGGTGGTATTGTCCTGCATGTCGATCAAAACAACAGACGCGCGCTCGGCCTTTACGAGGCTTTTGGATTCAAGGCCGCCGATACCAGCGATACCCACATACGGATGGAATGGCTTCCGTCTCAGGATACGTCAGAACCAACGGATGCATCGTCAGCCGTCAGTTAA
- a CDS encoding phage tail protein → MTEPFIGEIQLFGFNFPPRGWASCNGATLAIQQNTALFSLLGIQYGGNGTTTFQLPNFTNRAGCNQGQGAGLTPRTIGQTFGSNNITLTQAEMPAHAHSLTIYNQSEPSKRAPSPSSGNGLSVPNSSSPFLPNVQPNTQFAQNVIGVAGSSQPHENRQPYLAINFSIALAGIFPSFS, encoded by the coding sequence ATGACAGAACCTTTCATCGGTGAGATCCAACTGTTCGGCTTCAACTTTCCTCCGCGGGGCTGGGCCTCCTGTAATGGCGCTACACTTGCCATCCAGCAGAATACGGCCTTGTTCTCTCTGCTCGGCATCCAGTATGGCGGCAATGGCACAACCACATTTCAGCTGCCCAATTTCACCAATCGCGCGGGCTGCAACCAGGGCCAGGGCGCAGGTCTGACCCCGCGAACCATCGGCCAAACCTTTGGCAGCAACAACATAACGCTGACGCAAGCGGAGATGCCGGCACATGCGCATTCTCTGACGATCTATAATCAAAGCGAACCCAGCAAACGAGCGCCCTCGCCCAGTTCGGGAAATGGTTTGAGCGTGCCGAATTCGAGCAGTCCGTTTCTGCCCAATGTGCAACCGAACACACAGTTCGCACAAAATGTCATCGGCGTTGCAGGTAGCAGTCAACCGCATGAAAACCGTCAGCCTTATCTGGCAATCAACTTTAGCATCGCACTGGCCGGCATATTTCCATCTTTCAGCTGA
- a CDS encoding phage tail protein gives MSTPYVGEIRLFGFSRVPNGWLPCNNSLQPISEYETLFVLIGTTYGGDGQTTFAMPNLCGRVPIHQGTGQGLSTYVIGQSAGSENVTLLPTQMPTHTHPYFATTGLANTASIGPTAELGAIVGDTMYATDLSGATGIRTSPASTQMSGSTIMHDNTMPTLTVQYCIAYAGIFPSQN, from the coding sequence ATGAGCACTCCCTATGTCGGAGAAATCCGGCTTTTTGGCTTTTCCCGAGTGCCCAACGGGTGGCTGCCCTGCAATAACTCATTGCAGCCCATCTCGGAATACGAGACGTTGTTCGTTCTGATTGGCACGACCTATGGCGGCGATGGACAGACGACGTTTGCCATGCCCAATCTTTGTGGACGCGTACCGATCCATCAAGGTACCGGCCAGGGCCTATCGACATATGTGATCGGCCAGTCCGCCGGCAGCGAAAATGTAACGCTTTTGCCCACGCAAATGCCGACGCACACGCATCCCTACTTTGCCACAACCGGCCTCGCCAACACCGCATCAATAGGGCCTACAGCCGAGCTGGGCGCTATCGTCGGTGACACGATGTATGCTACCGATCTGAGTGGTGCCACCGGAATTCGAACATCACCAGCATCAACCCAGATGAGCGGATCGACCATCATGCATGACAATACGATGCCGACCCTGACGGTGCAATATTGCATCGCCTACGCAGGCATCTTTCCCTCACAGAACTGA
- a CDS encoding phage tail protein, with amino-acid sequence MSEVFLGQIMLAGFQFAPKGFALSNGQLLAISQNQALFSLLGTYYGGNGTTTFALPNMQSRTPVGFGSSVDSSWQPSPYQIGETGGVENVTLLQQQLPAHTHLANGTSSSGTLRNPSNALYGTNSANIYAPSNGAQVVLSSQTITPAGNGQPHANIQPYDVINYCIALSGIFPSRN; translated from the coding sequence ATGTCCGAAGTCTTTCTAGGCCAGATTATGCTTGCGGGGTTTCAGTTTGCGCCAAAGGGCTTTGCTTTGAGCAACGGGCAACTGTTGGCCATTAGTCAGAATCAGGCGTTGTTCTCTCTGTTGGGCACCTACTATGGTGGCAATGGGACGACGACCTTTGCTTTGCCAAATATGCAAAGCCGCACGCCAGTCGGGTTTGGATCATCAGTTGATTCCTCGTGGCAGCCCTCGCCCTATCAGATTGGCGAAACCGGCGGCGTCGAAAATGTGACCTTGCTTCAGCAGCAATTACCCGCACACACTCACTTGGCGAACGGGACGTCCAGCAGCGGCACATTGCGCAATCCTAGCAATGCGCTCTATGGCACCAACAGTGCCAATATCTACGCCCCGTCCAACGGAGCCCAGGTTGTGCTGTCGAGTCAGACTATTACCCCCGCCGGTAATGGTCAGCCACATGCCAACATACAGCCCTATGACGTCATCAACTATTGCATTGCGCTGTCTGGAATTTTCCCGTCGCGCAATTAA